GCGAGTACACCCGTGTCGACGGCAGCAAGCTGAGCGGCCCGAGCCTGTCGTCGCTGGTGGCCAAGGCCGACCCAGCCACCGACGCCACCCTCAAGGCCGACCTGGAAGCCACCGAAGCGAAGATCCAGGTGATCGTCGACCACGCCCTCAAAGGCGAGCACTACGACCAACTGATCGCCGCCGACAACGCCGCCGGCAACCAGATCGTGCGTGACGCCATCGCCTCCCTGGTCAAGCAGACCGGCGCGATCGAGCAGGCCGCGGGCAAGCTGGGCATCGACAACCTGAACCCGGACACCGCCGATCACGAATTCTGATCAGCGTTGCGGTTCAGCAGAGGCGGCCTTCGGGCCGCCTTTTTCATTTCCATGCCATGCGCCTCCGGGAGCGGAATGGGTGAGCGCGGACATTTCCAGGTAAAGCCAATTTCATCTGGCAATTGCAAATTGCTCTTATTCAATCACCCCCGGCCTGATAAGCTTGCACGCCGGTTTTTCGCCCATGCCCAGGATCCTCGATGTCCTTGCTCCGCCTAAGCCCCCTGCTGCTGGCCTTCGCCCTCGCCGCCTGTGACGACGCCCCGCGTTTCACCCAGGCCGAGCCCGGCGAGGCGCTCTCCGGCGGCAAGGCGACGGTGCAACGCAGCGATCGCAACGCCTATTCGCTGCCCTCGGCCAACCTCACGCCCGAGCGACGCCTGGACTTCGCCGTCGGCAACAGCTTCTTCCGCAACCCCTGGGTGATCGCTCCCTCCACCACCACGGCCCGCGATGGCCTCGGCCCGTTGTTCAACACCAACGCCTGCCAGAACTGCCACGTGCGCGATGGTCGCGGCCATCCACCAGAGCCAGACGACAGCAACGCGGTGTCGATGCTGGTACGCCTGTCGATCCCCGACCAGCCGTACTACGCGCGAGTGATCGAACGCCTGGGCGTGGTCCCGGAGCCGGTCTACGGCACCCAACTGCAGGACATGGCCATCCCCGGCGTGGCCCCGGAAGGCAAGGTCCGCGTGACCTACGACAACCACAGCGTCGCCTTCGCGGACGGCCACCAGGTCGAGCTGCGCCGCCCGACCCTGCAAATCAGCCAGCTCGGCTACGGCCCGCTGCACCCGGACACCCGCTTCTCCGCCCGGGTCGCCCCGCCGATGATCGGCCTGGGCCTGCTCGAGGCCATCCCCGAAGCCGACCTGTTGGCCAACGAGGACCCGGACGACCACAACCGCGACGGCATCCGTGGCCGCGCCAACCGAGTGTGGGACGATGCCCAGGGCAAGACCGTGGTCGGCCGCTTCGGCTGGAAGGCAGGACAGCCCAACGTCAACCAGCAGAACGTGCACGCCTTCGCCGGCGACATGGGCCTGACCACCACCCTGTTGCCCAAGGACGACTGCACCGCAGCGCAGGTCGATTGCCTGGCCGCGCCCAACGGCGATGGCCAGGGCGGCGAAAAGGAGGTCAGCGACAATATCCTGCGCCTGGTCACCTTCTACACCCGCAACCTTGCCGTGCCGGCCCGGCGCAACGTCGATGCGCCGCAGGTACTGGCCGGCAAGAACCTGTTCTTCCAGGCCGGTTGCCAAGGCTGCCACACCCCGCAATTCACCACCGCCGCCAATGCGGCCGAGCCGGAACTGGCCAACCAGGTGATCCGCCCCTACAGCGACCTGTTGCTGCACGACATGGGCCCGGGGCTGAGTGACGAGCGCACCGAATTTGCCGCCAACGGCCAGGACTGGCGCACCCCACCGCTGTGGGGCATCGGCCTGAGCGAAACCGTCAGCGGCCACAGCCAGTTCCTGCATGACGGCCGCGCCCGCAACCTGCTCGAGGCCGTGCTCTGGCACGGCGGCGAAGCCCAGGCGGCGCGCGACCATGTACTGACCTTCAATGCCGAGCAGCGCGCCGCGCTGCTGGCGTTCCTGAATTCACTTTAAACGCACAAGGAGCCGGGCATGTTCCGACCCAAACTGTTGTTCACCAGCCTCGCCGCACTCGCCCTGGGCGCCTGCTCGCCGCAGGACCCACAGGCAGTGACCTCCGCGGCCATCGCCAAGCAGGTGATCCTGCCGACGTACAGCCGCTGGGTCGAGGCCGACCGGCAACTGGCCGCCAGTGCCCTGGCCTACTGTGAGGGCAAGCAGGACCTCGAGACCGCCCGCGCCGACTTCCTCAGCGCGCAAAAAGCCTGGGCCGAATTGCAGCCATTGCTGGTCGGCCCGCTGGCCGAAGGCAACCGTGCCTGGCAGGTGCAGTTCTGGCCAGACAAGAAGAACCTGGTCGGCCGCCAGGTCGAGCAACTGGTCAACGGCGAGCAGGCGGTCACCGTCGAATCGCTGGGCAAGGCCAGCGTCGTGGTCCGTGGCCTGTCCGCCTACGAATACATCCTGTTCGACAGCAAGCCGGACATCGCCAGCGCCGAACAGAAAGCCCGCTACTGCCCGCTGCTGGTCGCCATCGGCGAACACCAGAAGGCCTTGGCCGAAGAGATCCTCAAGGGCTGGAACAGCACCGACGGCATGCTGTCGCAGATGACCAAGTTCCCCAACCAGCGCTACGCCGACTCCCACGAGGCGATCGCCGACGTACTGCGTGCCCAGGTCACCGCCCTGGACAGCCTGAAGAAAAAGCTCGGCGCGCCGATGGGCCGGCAGAGCAAGGGCATTGCCCAACCGCTGCAGGCCGAGGCCTGGCGCAGCCACTCCTCGATCAAGAGCCTGGAAGCCTCGCTCAAGGCCGCCCAGACCGTCTGGGTCGGGGTCGACAACCAAGGCCTGCGCGGACTGCTGGGCAAGGACCAGGCGGCACTGGCACAGAAGATCGACGACGCCTATGCTGCTGCGCTCAAGCTGCTGGCCGACAACCAGAAGACCCTCGGCGAACTGCTGGCCGACGACGCCGGCAAGCAGACCCTCAACCAGATCTACGATGCCCTCAACGTCGTCCACCGCCTGCACGAAGGTGAGCTGGCCAAGGCGCTGAACATCCAGCTGGGCTTCAACGCCAACGACGGTGACTGATCATGCTGCGACGCCAGGCCCTGAAACTCGGTAGCGTATTGCTCAGCGCCCTGACCTTGGGTGGTTGGAGCCTGTTCCGCGGCAAAGGCAGCGAACCCTTGCTGCTTTCGGCCCGCGACGACGGCGACGGCAAGCACTACGCCGTCGGCTTCCGCCTGGACGGCACCCAAGTGTTCAGCACCCAGGTGGCCCAGCGTTGCCATGCGATCATCAACCACCCGACGCTGCCTATCGCGCTGTTCGTCGCGCGCCGGCCCGGCACCGAGAGCTATCTGGTCGACCTGCGCGACGGGCGCCTGCTGCAAACCCTCGCCTCGCAACCCAACCGCCACTTCTACGGCCACGCGGTGATCCACAAGGACGGCGAGTGGCTGTATGCGACCGAGAACGACACCAGCGACCCGGGCCGTGGCGTATTGGGCGTCTACCGCTTCGAGGGCGAGCGCCTGGTGCATAGCGGCGAGATCCCCACCCACGGCATCGGGCCCCACGAAGTGGCCTGGCTGCCCGATGGCGAGACCCTGGTGGTGGCCAACGGCGGCATCCGCACCGAGGCCGAGAGCCGGGTGGAGATGAACCTCGACGCCATGCAGCCGAGCCTGGTGCTGATGCAACGTGACGGCACGCTGCTGAGCAAGGAGACCCTGGCCCAGCAGATGAACAGCGTGCGTCACCTGGCAGTTGGCGAAGATGGCACCATCGCCGCCTGCCAGCAGTTCATGGGTGGCTCGGAAGAAACCGCCGAACTGCTGGCGATCAAGCGCCCGGGCGAGCCGTTCCAGGCCTTCCCGGTGCCGGAGCGCCAGCTGCAATCGATGGCCCAGTACACCGCCAGCGTCGCCATCCACAGCGACCTGCGCCTGGTGGCGCTGACCGCGCCGCGGGCCAACCGCCTGTTCATCTGGGACCTGGACAGCGGCGCAGTCAAACTTGATGCGCCGATGCCCGATTGCGCCGGGGTCGGAGCGGTGAAGGATGGTTTCGTCGTCACCTCCGGGCAGGGCCGCTGCCGCTTCTATGATTGCCACAAGGCGCAGTTGATCGGGCAGCCCATGGACCTGCCGTCCGGGTTCTGGGACAACCACCTGCATCTGGTCTGATCGTTCTATTGCCTGCACCGGCCCCATCGCCGGCAAGCCGGCTCCCACACCAGCAACACCCTCCTGTGGGAGCCGGCTTGCCGGCGATGGGGCCACAACAGGCAATCTATCTCCTCCCCTTTTCCAGAAAACCGACAATACTTGCCCCATCGCACGTGGGCCGGATCGCCCGTGGTCGTGCCCGACGAACAACAAAATCCACCTCCAGGGAACCGGACCATGTTGCGCCGCCGCATGCTGATCATGTTGGCCGTCGTCCTGCTGATCGTGTTGATCCTGGGGGGCATCAAGGCCTTTTCCATCTACCGGCAAGTGCAGATGTTCTCGCAGCCCAGGCCCCCGGTCAGCGTGGCCGCGGCCCAGGCCGAGCTACGCCAGTGGCAGGAGCGCCTGCCGGCGGTCGGTAGCCTCAAGGCCTACCAGGGCGTTGAGTTGAGCCTGGAAGTGGCCGGCACGGTGAAGTCACTGCATTTCGAGTCCGGGCAGCAGGTCAAGGCCGGCCAGTTGCTGCTGCAACTGGACAGCGACCAGGAAACCGCCCTGCTCGGCACCGCCCAGGCCGACCTGGGACTGGCCAAGGTCGACTTCGGCCGTGGCAGCCAACTGGTCGGCGACTCGGCGATCTCCCGTGGCGAGTACGACCGCCTGACCAGCCAGTACCGGCGCAACCAGGCCGTGGTCGACCAGCTCAAGGCGTCACTGGCGAAAAAGAGCATCAGCGCCCCGTTCAGCGGCACCATCGGCATCCGCCAGGTGGACGTCGGCGCCTACCTGCCCAGCGGTACGGTGATCGCCACCCTGCAGGATCTGTCCAGCCTCTACGTCGATTTCAATGTGCCCGAGCAGGCGCTGCCACGCCTGAGCCTCGGCCAGCGGGTGCTGGCCCAGGTGGCCGCCTACCCTGACCAGACCTTCCCCGCCAGCCTCAGCGCGATCAACCCCAAGGTCGAGGAAAGCACGCGTAACCTGCTGGTCCGCGCCACCCTGGCCAACCCCGAGGGCAAACTGCTGCCGGGCATGTTCGCTAGCCTGCAACTGCTGCTGCCCGACCCGCAACCGCAGGTCGTGGTGCCGGAAAACGCCATCACCTACACCCTCTACGGCAACTCGGTGTATCGCGTCAGCCCGAAAAAGGGCGAGGACGGCCAGCCGCTGCGCGATGCCGACGATCAGCCGCAACTGATCGCCGAACAACTCACCGTGCAGACCGGCGAACGCCGCGAGGGTTGGGTCGTGGTGCTCAAGGGCCTGCAGGCCGGCGATCAGGTCGTCACCGCCGGCCAGCTCAAGCTGAGCCCGGGCGCGGCGATCCGCATCAGCGCCGATTCGGCCCTGAAACCCGCCGCGCCTGGCGCGCAGTGAACCGGAGGCGGCCATGGCGTTCACCGACCCGTTCATCCGCCGCCCGGTGCTGGCCTGCGTGGTCAGCCTGTTGATCCTGCTGCTGGGCCTGCAGGCCTGGAGCAAGCTGCAGATCCGCCAGTACCCGCAGATGGAAAACGCCCTGATCACAGTGACCACCGCCTACCCCGGGGCCAACGCCGAGACCATCCAGGGCTACATCACCCAGCCGCTGCAGCAGAGCCTGGCCAGCGCCGACGGCATCGACTACATGACCTCGGTGAGCCGGCAGAACTTCTCGATCATTTCGGTCTACGCGCGGATCGGCGCCGATACCGACCGCCTGTTCACCCAGTTGCTGGCCAAGGCCAACGAGGTGCGCAACAAGCTGCCCCAGGACTCCGAGGATCCGGTACTGAGCAAGGAGGCCGCCGACGCCTCGGCACTGATGTACATCAGCTTCTACAGCAAGGAAATGAGCAACCCACAGATCACCGACTACCTGTCACGGGTCATCCAGCCCAAGCTTGCCACGTTGCCAGGCATGGCCGAGGCCGAGATCCTCGGCAACCAGGTGTTCGCCATGCGTATCTGGATCGACCCGGTGAAGCTGGCCGGCTTTGGCCTGTCGGCGGTGGACGTGACCAACGCCGTGCGCCGCTACAACTTCCTCTCCGCGGCCGGCGAAGTGAAGGGCGAGTACGTGGTCACCAGCATCAACGCCACCACCGAACTCAAGTCTGCCGAGGCCTTCGCCGCCCTGCCGGTGAAGACCAGCGGTGACAGCCGGGTGCTGCTGGGTGACGTGGCCCGAGTGGAAATGGGCGCGGAAAACTACGACACGGTCAGTTCGTTCGACGGCACGCCCTCGGTGTACATCGGCATCAAGGCCACGCCGGCGGCCAACCCGCTGGAGGTGATCAAGGAAGTGCGGCGGATCATGCCGCAGCTCGAAGAAGAACTGCCCTCCAGTCTGAAGGTGTCCATTGCCTACGACGCCACCCTGTTCATCCAGGCCTCCATCGACGAAGTGATCAAGACCCTTGGCGAAGCGGTGCTGATCGTCATCGTCGTGGTGTTCCTGTTCCTCGGTGCCTTGCGTTCGGTGGTGATCCCGGTGGTGACCATCCCACTGTCGATGATCGGCGTGCTGTTTTTCATGCA
This sequence is a window from Pseudomonas maumuensis. Protein-coding genes within it:
- a CDS encoding DUF1513 domain-containing protein — its product is MLRRQALKLGSVLLSALTLGGWSLFRGKGSEPLLLSARDDGDGKHYAVGFRLDGTQVFSTQVAQRCHAIINHPTLPIALFVARRPGTESYLVDLRDGRLLQTLASQPNRHFYGHAVIHKDGEWLYATENDTSDPGRGVLGVYRFEGERLVHSGEIPTHGIGPHEVAWLPDGETLVVANGGIRTEAESRVEMNLDAMQPSLVLMQRDGTLLSKETLAQQMNSVRHLAVGEDGTIAACQQFMGGSEETAELLAIKRPGEPFQAFPVPERQLQSMAQYTASVAIHSDLRLVALTAPRANRLFIWDLDSGAVKLDAPMPDCAGVGAVKDGFVVTSGQGRCRFYDCHKAQLIGQPMDLPSGFWDNHLHLV
- a CDS encoding efflux RND transporter periplasmic adaptor subunit, with amino-acid sequence MLRRRMLIMLAVVLLIVLILGGIKAFSIYRQVQMFSQPRPPVSVAAAQAELRQWQERLPAVGSLKAYQGVELSLEVAGTVKSLHFESGQQVKAGQLLLQLDSDQETALLGTAQADLGLAKVDFGRGSQLVGDSAISRGEYDRLTSQYRRNQAVVDQLKASLAKKSISAPFSGTIGIRQVDVGAYLPSGTVIATLQDLSSLYVDFNVPEQALPRLSLGQRVLAQVAAYPDQTFPASLSAINPKVEESTRNLLVRATLANPEGKLLPGMFASLQLLLPDPQPQVVVPENAITYTLYGNSVYRVSPKKGEDGQPLRDADDQPQLIAEQLTVQTGERREGWVVVLKGLQAGDQVVTAGQLKLSPGAAIRISADSALKPAAPGAQ
- a CDS encoding di-heme oxidoreductase family protein, translated to MSLLRLSPLLLAFALAACDDAPRFTQAEPGEALSGGKATVQRSDRNAYSLPSANLTPERRLDFAVGNSFFRNPWVIAPSTTTARDGLGPLFNTNACQNCHVRDGRGHPPEPDDSNAVSMLVRLSIPDQPYYARVIERLGVVPEPVYGTQLQDMAIPGVAPEGKVRVTYDNHSVAFADGHQVELRRPTLQISQLGYGPLHPDTRFSARVAPPMIGLGLLEAIPEADLLANEDPDDHNRDGIRGRANRVWDDAQGKTVVGRFGWKAGQPNVNQQNVHAFAGDMGLTTTLLPKDDCTAAQVDCLAAPNGDGQGGEKEVSDNILRLVTFYTRNLAVPARRNVDAPQVLAGKNLFFQAGCQGCHTPQFTTAANAAEPELANQVIRPYSDLLLHDMGPGLSDERTEFAANGQDWRTPPLWGIGLSETVSGHSQFLHDGRARNLLEAVLWHGGEAQAARDHVLTFNAEQRAALLAFLNSL
- a CDS encoding imelysin family protein encodes the protein MFRPKLLFTSLAALALGACSPQDPQAVTSAAIAKQVILPTYSRWVEADRQLAASALAYCEGKQDLETARADFLSAQKAWAELQPLLVGPLAEGNRAWQVQFWPDKKNLVGRQVEQLVNGEQAVTVESLGKASVVVRGLSAYEYILFDSKPDIASAEQKARYCPLLVAIGEHQKALAEEILKGWNSTDGMLSQMTKFPNQRYADSHEAIADVLRAQVTALDSLKKKLGAPMGRQSKGIAQPLQAEAWRSHSSIKSLEASLKAAQTVWVGVDNQGLRGLLGKDQAALAQKIDDAYAAALKLLADNQKTLGELLADDAGKQTLNQIYDALNVVHRLHEGELAKALNIQLGFNANDGD